The genomic region TGTGGGACTAGGGTTGTCTTTGGCAAAGTCAATAGTAGAAGCGCATAATGGTACTATTACTGTAGACAGCACATTGGGAAAGGGGAGTTTTTTTGCACTTAACTTTTTGAAGCTTACAAATATGTAATCCAAAATTCACCTGAGAGTAAGGTACATATGATATTTTGGTGTTAGTAACAAGAAAGGTGGTATAAAAATGAATATATTAGAAGTGAAAAATTTATGTAAAACTTTCGGAAGTGGAGACACCAAAGTAGAGGCACTTAAAAATGTATCATTTTCAGTTTCAAAAGGTGAATTTGTTGCTGTGATTGGAGAATCTGGCTCTGGAAAGAGTACACTATTGAATTCAATTGGTGCATTAGATACTCCTACTTCAGGCAAGGTTTTTATTGATGGAAAAGATATTTTTACTATGAAAGAAGAAAAATTAGCAATTTTTCGCCGACGAAATATTGGTTTTATTTTTCAGGCTTATAATTTAATTCCAGAACTTAACTTAGAGCAAAATATCATTTTTCCTTTACTTTTGGACTATCAAAAACCAGATGCTGCATATGTTGAGGAAATCTTAGAGGTGCTAGGTCTTAAGAGTAGGCGGAATCACTTACCCAGTCAGCTTTCTGGTGGACAGCAGCAGCGTGTTGCAATAGGGCGAGCACTTATTACCCGTCCTACGCTGATTTTAGCTGATGAGCCAACTGGAAATCTTGATAGTAAAAACAGCAAAGAGGTTATTTCTTTGCTAAAAGCTGCTGCTCTTAGGTATAAACAGACTATTTTGATGATTACCCACAATCAAAATATAGCTTCTGCTGCTGACCGTGTATTACAGGTTTCAGATGGTGTGCTAACTGATTTGGGGGTGTAGAGAGAATGAAAAGTTATCTTGATTTAGTTGGAGAATCCGCAAAGGTACATAAGAAAAAAAATCGAAATACAATTATATGTATTGCAATTGCTGTATGTCTGGTCACTGCAATTTTTGGTATGGCTGATATGGAGGTTCGAACTAGAAAGATAGGTGCTATCAAAGAATATGGCAATTTTCATGTTAACATCAAGAACATAGACGACGAAACTGCAAGATTGATTAGTAACCGTGCTGATGTGGCGGTTTCAGGTTGGATTCATGGGGTTCATAATGGTATGCTAAAAGAAAAGCCACTAGTCGTGCTAGGTGGTGAAGAAGCTATTTGTTATGAAATGGGTATTGATATTGAGAAAGGACATTTTCCCAAGAAGGTTGATGAAGCCTTACTTGATAGACAAGCCATGAAGCAGTTTGACATCTCTCTGGGAGATATAGTTTCTGT from Clostridiisalibacter paucivorans DSM 22131 harbors:
- a CDS encoding ABC transporter ATP-binding protein, with translation MNILEVKNLCKTFGSGDTKVEALKNVSFSVSKGEFVAVIGESGSGKSTLLNSIGALDTPTSGKVFIDGKDIFTMKEEKLAIFRRRNIGFIFQAYNLIPELNLEQNIIFPLLLDYQKPDAAYVEEILEVLGLKSRRNHLPSQLSGGQQQRVAIGRALITRPTLILADEPTGNLDSKNSKEVISLLKAAALRYKQTILMITHNQNIASAADRVLQVSDGVLTDLGV